Proteins co-encoded in one Natronorubrum daqingense genomic window:
- a CDS encoding HVO_0234 family beta-propeller protein → MDSIEEKRVYGDREGAIEGYVASSIGVVRVRVAGDTVGEFGLCDRCDARDVAATDDIVAIATGDDVRVLHLERGADEREQSTDDAEGSDETFVATGFGPAVAVGFHDEELIAASPDGDLATLSLEAVDDSLDTASLTWNTIDRGDLGDVRAIDGGLIGTENGVYRLHDGHLDHAGLAAVRDVSAAGVPLAATADGLYKLGNGWMEVLEGEFDAVAADPRTEPGQLTRAHAVSGGTVYAYGGVDVHDGNDGDDASDENDSWHAYDRSSEPVVGLGYGETVYAVTKRGTFLAGTPESETDRWRSQTLGVGDVTGLAILSTSG, encoded by the coding sequence ATGGACTCGATCGAAGAGAAACGCGTCTACGGCGACCGCGAGGGGGCCATCGAGGGATACGTCGCGAGTTCGATCGGCGTCGTCCGCGTCCGCGTCGCCGGCGACACCGTTGGCGAATTCGGGCTCTGTGACCGTTGTGACGCCCGCGACGTCGCAGCGACCGACGACATCGTCGCGATTGCGACTGGCGACGACGTTCGCGTTCTCCACCTCGAGCGCGGTGCTGACGAACGCGAGCAGTCTACCGATGACGCCGAAGGCAGCGACGAGACGTTCGTTGCCACCGGTTTCGGCCCCGCCGTCGCCGTCGGGTTCCACGACGAGGAACTGATCGCAGCCAGTCCTGACGGTGACCTCGCCACGCTTTCGCTCGAAGCCGTGGACGACTCACTCGACACAGCGTCCCTCACGTGGAACACTATCGACCGCGGCGACCTGGGAGACGTTCGCGCGATCGACGGCGGGCTTATCGGCACCGAAAACGGTGTCTACCGACTTCACGACGGCCACCTCGACCACGCCGGACTTGCTGCCGTTCGCGACGTCTCGGCGGCCGGCGTTCCGTTGGCTGCGACCGCCGACGGCCTCTACAAACTCGGCAACGGCTGGATGGAGGTCCTCGAGGGCGAGTTCGACGCCGTCGCGGCCGACCCCCGAACCGAACCCGGGCAACTCACCCGCGCACACGCTGTCTCGGGCGGGACGGTTTACGCGTACGGTGGGGTTGACGTGCACGACGGAAACGACGGCGACGACGCGTCCGACGAGAACGACTCGTGGCACGCGTACGACCGCTCGAGCGAACCGGTCGTCGGCCTCGGCTACGGCGAGACGGTGTACGCCGTGACGAAACGCGGGACGTTCCTCGCTGGAACGCCGGAGTCGGAGACCGACCGGTGGCGCTCACAGACGCTCGGCGTCGGTGATGTCACTGGACTTGCTATTCTTTCGACGAGCGGCTAA
- a CDS encoding ribose-phosphate diphosphokinase, whose amino-acid sequence MTTIVSGSTSQSLAAALSRDLEEPLAAVEYNRFPDGEVLASVPNFDDDRAIVVASTVSSDAHLEVLQLQDAVREAGASEVVTVLPYMGYGRQDAAFEAGHPISARAVARAISTGADRVLTVNPHEEAVCDFFEPTATAVDAAGRLADPLPDDLTNPVFLSPDAGAIDLAETVREAYGDGDTDYFEKTRHSGTEVEVTPSDVDIAGRDVVVTDDIIATGSTMSEAVAVLQERDVGNVFVTCVHPLLARDAVTKLSRAGVSAIYGTDTIERQTSTVSVAPAIAAKL is encoded by the coding sequence ATGACGACCATCGTCAGCGGATCCACGTCCCAGTCGCTGGCCGCTGCACTCTCACGCGACCTCGAGGAACCGCTCGCCGCCGTCGAGTACAACCGATTTCCGGACGGCGAAGTGCTCGCCTCCGTTCCGAATTTCGACGACGACCGGGCCATCGTCGTCGCTTCGACGGTCTCGAGCGATGCACACCTCGAAGTGCTCCAGTTGCAAGACGCCGTCCGCGAAGCCGGCGCGTCCGAGGTCGTGACGGTCTTGCCGTACATGGGCTACGGTCGTCAGGATGCCGCGTTCGAGGCGGGCCACCCGATCTCCGCGCGGGCCGTCGCTCGCGCGATTTCGACCGGCGCGGATCGCGTGTTGACGGTCAACCCCCACGAGGAGGCGGTGTGTGACTTTTTCGAGCCGACGGCGACGGCCGTCGACGCGGCGGGGCGACTGGCCGATCCGTTGCCCGATGACCTCACGAACCCGGTCTTTCTCTCGCCAGACGCGGGTGCGATCGATCTCGCCGAAACGGTTCGTGAGGCCTACGGCGACGGCGACACCGACTACTTCGAGAAGACGCGACACTCGGGAACCGAGGTCGAAGTCACGCCGAGCGACGTGGACATCGCCGGCCGCGACGTGGTCGTCACCGACGACATTATCGCCACCGGCTCGACCATGAGCGAAGCCGTCGCCGTCTTACAGGAGCGGGACGTGGGCAACGTCTTCGTCACCTGCGTCCACCCGTTGCTCGCTCGAGACGCCGTCACGAAACTCTCTCGAGCGGGCGTTTCGGCAATCTACGGAACCGATACGATCGAACGCCAGACGAGCACCGTCTCGGTTGCGCCGGCGATTGCAGCGAAACTCTAG
- a CDS encoding DUF7118 family protein produces MSERVHSPGDDASRDDHTARETLEAARERFEQAEARIDDAGGDAVAEAAEAYRDATDLLESYVDRATGTGRENFQAYLELEGKFDSLVSGLPDELKGREAFEDALDAIDKRRLSESDFERAHEALEPAEQYAQLLEEREAAREAIDEARTDAAKRYRALGEETDDHERLLELGNADIDAPVEELRAPLETYNEAIDEAFTAYRLEASAREVFALLERSRWYPFVEYEQPPADLAAYVRDDPAGKYTIPELLEYADYSRSKLDHYVDSADELKRQVATQRTFLDGIDAGPLSLEWPPREAPVLQRKTREIRPFVERVADEETVARVRKIRRLTTDPEFEFDRLQTAAQAVDQLTPTERERLADGRVAAELEELRAERARLEAALDVDDPI; encoded by the coding sequence ATGAGCGAGCGCGTTCACTCTCCCGGTGACGACGCGAGTCGCGACGATCACACGGCGCGTGAGACACTCGAGGCGGCGCGTGAGCGCTTCGAGCAGGCCGAAGCACGGATCGACGACGCGGGCGGTGACGCCGTCGCGGAGGCGGCCGAGGCCTACCGCGATGCCACCGACTTACTCGAGTCGTACGTCGACCGGGCGACCGGAACGGGCCGGGAAAACTTTCAGGCGTACCTCGAACTCGAGGGGAAGTTCGACTCGCTCGTCTCGGGGCTCCCAGACGAGCTGAAGGGGAGAGAGGCGTTCGAGGATGCGCTGGATGCGATCGACAAGCGCCGGCTCAGCGAGTCGGATTTCGAGCGAGCGCACGAGGCGCTCGAGCCGGCCGAACAGTACGCGCAGTTGCTCGAGGAGCGCGAGGCAGCCCGCGAGGCGATCGACGAGGCGCGGACGGACGCTGCGAAACGCTACCGAGCGCTGGGCGAGGAAACCGACGACCACGAGCGACTGCTCGAACTCGGGAACGCGGATATCGACGCCCCGGTCGAGGAGCTTCGAGCACCGCTCGAGACGTACAACGAGGCGATCGACGAGGCGTTTACGGCGTATCGGCTGGAGGCCTCGGCCCGCGAGGTGTTCGCCTTGCTCGAGCGCAGCCGCTGGTACCCCTTCGTCGAGTACGAACAGCCACCGGCCGATCTGGCTGCGTACGTTCGTGACGATCCGGCCGGCAAGTACACGATTCCCGAACTCCTCGAGTATGCCGACTACTCGCGGTCGAAACTCGACCACTACGTCGACAGTGCGGACGAACTCAAGCGGCAGGTGGCGACCCAACGGACGTTTCTCGACGGCATCGACGCCGGCCCGCTCAGCCTCGAGTGGCCGCCGAGGGAGGCACCCGTTTTGCAGCGAAAAACCCGGGAAATTCGGCCGTTCGTCGAGCGAGTCGCGGACGAGGAGACCGTCGCCCGGGTGCGCAAAATCCGCCGATTGACGACCGATCCCGAGTTCGAGTTCGACCGCTTACAGACGGCGGCCCAAGCCGTCGACCAGCTCACACCGACGGAGCGCGAACGACTGGCTGACGGTCGCGTCGCGGCCGAACTCGAGGAGTTGCGGGCGGAACGAGCGCGACTCGAAGCGGCGCTGGATGTCGACGATCCGATCTGA
- a CDS encoding heme NO-binding domain-containing protein: MHGIVHKTLKEYAIDRTDEETWEEILERAGLEPTLYLPVSSYEDHEIQAILSAITSMASQDRRQIERDFGRALAPELLSTFSAHVRTDDFIAFLTALESIRGDVDEATTDASLPSLTTTRESTDDVHLAYRTHREPAYCGLARGMLEGLAEEFDAEVTVVKTACVHDDESACRYQLTR; this comes from the coding sequence ATGCACGGAATCGTCCACAAGACGCTCAAGGAGTACGCCATCGATCGCACCGACGAAGAGACCTGGGAGGAAATTCTCGAGCGTGCGGGCCTCGAGCCGACGCTTTACCTTCCGGTCTCCTCGTACGAGGATCACGAAATACAGGCTATTCTCTCGGCCATCACGTCGATGGCGAGCCAGGATCGCCGTCAGATCGAACGCGACTTCGGACGAGCGCTCGCCCCCGAACTGCTCTCGACGTTCAGCGCGCACGTCCGTACCGACGACTTCATCGCGTTCCTCACCGCCCTCGAGTCGATTCGAGGGGACGTCGACGAGGCGACGACCGACGCCTCGCTCCCCTCGCTCACCACGACTCGCGAGTCCACAGACGACGTTCACCTCGCCTATCGAACGCACCGCGAACCGGCGTACTGCGGGTTGGCTCGGGGGATGCTCGAGGGGCTCGCCGAGGAGTTCGACGCCGAGGTGACGGTCGTGAAAACCGCGTGCGTCCACGACGATGAGTCGGCCTGTCGCTACCAGCTCACGCGGTGA
- a CDS encoding sensor histidine kinase, which translates to MSNWNRLLSALGVVLLVIAGGSITYTLLIKGNHLSAALLEAAIDSILIGVPGIAMVYAGTWLPSTTILPELYSRIVAWTGGGIVVMGLIVGLRELHPGVELTLTGGTQVILLSISSVTGLLVGVLNARTHTQAKALERKNRELKRKYELEKQNEQLKRTERRLENAITELEASNERLEEFAYAVSHDLQEPLRMVTSYLQLLERRYGDELEEDGEEFVDYAVDGAERMRAMIDGLLEYSRVETRGDPFESVDLEAVLDDVYTDLQFKIEETDAELERAPMPTVYGDEAQLRQVLQNLLTNAMVYSGEVPPRIRISAERDGPLWTVSVSDDGIGMDPDNTERIFDIFRRLHTNDEQSGSGIGLAICKRVVERHGGDIWVETEPGVGSTFCFQLYDSDRADLAPAGDSTLSRPESNGGE; encoded by the coding sequence ATGAGTAACTGGAACCGCCTCTTGAGTGCACTGGGTGTCGTTTTGCTGGTTATTGCGGGAGGTTCGATCACGTACACGCTGCTTATCAAGGGAAATCACCTCAGCGCGGCGTTGCTCGAGGCCGCCATCGACTCGATTCTGATCGGGGTCCCGGGAATCGCGATGGTGTACGCCGGGACATGGTTACCGTCGACGACAATTCTCCCCGAGTTGTACTCGCGTATCGTGGCGTGGACTGGCGGGGGAATCGTCGTCATGGGACTCATCGTCGGCCTCCGCGAACTTCACCCGGGCGTCGAACTCACGCTCACGGGCGGCACGCAGGTGATCTTGCTGTCGATCAGCTCGGTAACCGGACTCCTCGTCGGCGTATTGAACGCCCGCACTCACACGCAGGCGAAGGCGCTCGAGCGAAAGAACCGCGAACTGAAACGAAAGTACGAACTCGAGAAGCAAAACGAACAGCTGAAACGAACCGAACGCCGCCTCGAAAACGCGATTACGGAACTCGAGGCGTCGAACGAACGCTTAGAGGAGTTCGCCTACGCGGTTTCTCACGATCTTCAGGAGCCACTTCGGATGGTGACGAGTTACCTTCAGTTGCTCGAGCGACGATACGGCGACGAACTCGAGGAAGACGGCGAGGAGTTCGTCGACTACGCCGTCGACGGCGCCGAGCGAATGCGAGCGATGATCGACGGCCTGCTCGAGTACTCGCGCGTCGAAACCCGGGGAGACCCCTTCGAGTCGGTCGATCTCGAGGCCGTTCTCGACGACGTGTACACCGACCTCCAGTTCAAAATCGAGGAGACCGACGCGGAACTCGAGCGTGCGCCGATGCCCACTGTCTACGGCGACGAGGCGCAGTTGCGACAGGTGCTCCAGAACCTGCTCACGAACGCGATGGTGTACAGCGGCGAGGTGCCGCCGCGGATTCGAATTTCGGCCGAACGGGACGGACCGCTGTGGACCGTTTCCGTCAGCGACGATGGAATCGGGATGGACCCGGATAACACCGAACGAATCTTCGATATCTTCCGGCGACTGCACACGAACGACGAACAGTCCGGATCGGGGATCGGATTGGCTATCTGTAAACGCGTCGTCGAGCGCCACGGCGGCGACATCTGGGTCGAAACCGAGCCCGGCGTCGGATCGACGTTCTGCTTCCAACTGTACGATTCGGATCGAGCGGATCTCGCCCCGGCCGGCGACAGCACGCTCTCGCGACCGGAATCGAACGGCGGCGAGTGA
- a CDS encoding universal stress protein, translating into MTRHLLVPMDDSEPARGALEHALTVFPDDEITVVHAIDDLESAYGGGSPVDADTDAGTPEPDFFADVRTIGEEHGHEVTTAVVEGTSATAILEYGREHGVDQIIMGSEGRSGVSRVLLGSVAEAVTRQSEIPVTIVP; encoded by the coding sequence ATGACGCGACACCTTCTCGTGCCGATGGACGACTCCGAGCCGGCTCGCGGGGCGCTCGAGCACGCCCTCACCGTCTTTCCCGACGACGAGATCACGGTCGTCCACGCTATCGACGACCTCGAGTCGGCCTACGGCGGCGGCTCGCCGGTCGACGCTGACACCGACGCTGGAACGCCCGAACCCGACTTCTTCGCCGACGTGCGCACGATCGGCGAGGAGCACGGCCACGAGGTCACGACCGCCGTCGTCGAAGGCACGTCGGCAACCGCCATCCTCGAGTACGGTCGCGAACACGGCGTCGACCAGATCATTATGGGCAGTGAGGGTCGCTCGGGCGTCTCTCGAGTGCTCCTCGGCAGCGTCGCCGAAGCCGTCACGCGACAGTCCGAGATTCCGGTAACGATCGTTCCCTGA
- the glmM gene encoding phosphoglucosamine mutase, with protein sequence MQVFGSSGTRGVANEELTPAFVLRVAKAAGTAWGADRVAIARDTRYTGRMLADAASSGLASTGTDVDRIGVIPTPGAQFYAEREGIPVIVITASHNPPQYNGVKLVGRDGIELAVSDLEDIEDVLLAESATVAPWDETGRVQEIEGVRRAYVDELLEAADGETIADANLTVALDPGHGAGSLTSPEFFRELGCRVVTVNSQPDGHFPGRDPEPVPDNLEDLGQLVRATDADVGIAHDGDADRAIFYDENGEYIVGDAALAALAAAELEAGETTVSAVNVSQRLVDVVTEIGADLELTPIGSTNIITRIEELEANDERVPIAGEGNGGIFFPSFRLSRDGAFTAARFLELVADRPASEIVAPYDDYANVRFNIEYESTAERDAMIDAAANHAQESDAELNTRDGYRLDHGDAWVLARPSGTEPLVRIYAEARDATRAQELAEELYETVADAKADA encoded by the coding sequence ATGCAAGTGTTCGGATCGAGCGGGACGCGCGGCGTCGCCAACGAGGAGTTGACGCCCGCGTTCGTCCTGCGGGTCGCAAAAGCGGCGGGGACGGCCTGGGGAGCCGACCGGGTCGCCATCGCGCGAGATACGCGCTACACGGGGCGGATGCTGGCCGACGCGGCGTCGAGCGGACTCGCGAGTACCGGGACGGACGTCGACCGAATCGGCGTCATTCCCACGCCGGGCGCACAGTTCTACGCAGAGCGTGAGGGAATTCCCGTAATAGTGATCACGGCCTCGCACAATCCACCCCAGTACAACGGCGTCAAACTCGTCGGCCGCGACGGGATCGAACTCGCCGTCTCGGACTTAGAGGACATCGAGGACGTGTTACTCGCCGAGTCGGCCACCGTCGCGCCGTGGGACGAAACCGGCCGCGTTCAGGAAATCGAGGGCGTGAGACGCGCCTACGTCGACGAGTTACTCGAGGCCGCAGACGGCGAGACCATCGCCGACGCCAACCTCACCGTTGCGCTCGACCCCGGTCACGGCGCGGGATCGCTCACGAGTCCTGAGTTCTTCCGCGAACTCGGCTGTCGCGTCGTCACCGTCAACAGCCAGCCCGACGGTCACTTCCCCGGACGCGACCCCGAGCCAGTCCCCGACAATCTCGAGGACCTGGGCCAACTCGTCCGCGCGACGGACGCCGACGTGGGAATCGCCCACGACGGCGACGCCGACCGAGCCATCTTCTACGACGAGAACGGCGAGTACATCGTCGGCGACGCGGCCCTCGCCGCACTCGCCGCCGCGGAACTCGAGGCGGGCGAGACGACCGTCTCCGCGGTCAACGTCTCCCAGCGACTCGTCGACGTGGTCACCGAGATCGGTGCCGACCTCGAGTTGACGCCCATCGGCTCGACGAACATCATCACGCGAATCGAGGAACTCGAGGCCAACGACGAGCGCGTGCCGATCGCCGGCGAGGGCAACGGCGGCATCTTCTTCCCCTCGTTCCGACTCTCGCGCGACGGGGCGTTCACGGCGGCGCGATTCCTCGAGCTCGTCGCCGACCGACCGGCGAGCGAAATCGTCGCTCCCTACGACGATTACGCGAACGTTCGCTTCAACATCGAGTACGAGTCGACGGCCGAACGCGACGCGATGATCGACGCCGCGGCAAATCACGCCCAGGAGTCCGACGCCGAACTCAACACCCGCGACGGCTACCGACTCGATCACGGCGACGCGTGGGTGCTCGCTCGCCCTTCGGGGACCGAGCCGCTCGTCCGAATCTACGCCGAGGCTCGAGACGCGACCCGTGCTCAGGAACTCGCCGAAGAACTCTACGAGACGGTTGCCGACGCGAAAGCCGACGCCTGA
- a CDS encoding HPP family protein yields the protein MDDRVGTTLHTGLLLSTTAVLSWLLGVPMLFPSLGPSAFVLALFQRSDATRPRRVIGGHLIGVVAGLLAYHLLASGITMTSAADPGSIEGLRLAVSGVLATMVTAGGMLATDTRHPPACATTLIVSLGLLTTPLEGALIVGAVIVLVAVHGLVIRTIDARSS from the coding sequence ATGGACGACCGGGTTGGGACGACGCTGCACACCGGCCTCTTACTGTCGACGACGGCAGTACTCTCGTGGCTACTGGGGGTGCCGATGTTGTTCCCGAGTCTCGGCCCCTCCGCGTTCGTGCTGGCGCTTTTTCAGCGAAGCGACGCGACGCGGCCGCGACGCGTCATCGGCGGCCACCTCATCGGCGTCGTCGCCGGGCTACTCGCGTACCACCTGCTCGCGAGTGGCATCACGATGACGAGCGCCGCCGACCCCGGCTCGATCGAGGGCCTCCGACTCGCAGTCAGCGGCGTCCTCGCGACGATGGTGACGGCCGGCGGCATGCTCGCGACGGACACCCGTCACCCGCCCGCCTGTGCGACGACGCTCATCGTCTCGCTCGGACTGTTGACGACGCCGCTCGAGGGCGCGTTGATCGTCGGGGCGGTCATCGTGCTGGTCGCTGTTCACGGACTCGTGATACGGACGATAGACGCACGCTCGAGTTGA
- the serA gene encoding phosphoglycerate dehydrogenase — translation MKVLVTDPIADAGLDVLRDAGHEVETGYELEGGALLEAVSDAHGLIVRSGTEVTEEVLEAAEELAIVGRAGIGVDNIDIEAATDEGVIVANAPEGNVRAAAEHTVAMTFAAARSIPQAHIRLKNGEWAKSDYLGAELDSKTLGVVGLGRVGQEVAKKLDSLGMDIVAFDPYISEERADRLGAELVEFEECLERGDFVTIHTPLTPETEGMIGEDELDLLEDGYIVNVGRGGIIQEDALAAKVEDGTLAGAALDVFAEEPLPVDSSLLEHEDVIVTPHLGASTEAAQENVATSTAEQVVAAIAGEPVMNALNAPSIDESAFPRLEPYIEIADTAGKVAAQLLDGRIERVEITYEGDIADEDVEFVTASALKGVFEPLEWQVNAVNAPQIAEDRGVDVTESKTRQAADFQSLISVTVGNDDDEIAVDGTLFAGDDPRIVRVDGYRVDAIPHGKMVVTRNTDEPGVIGLIGSVMGEHGVNIAGMFNARETHGGEALTVYNVDSQVPDAAKEDLESDDRIIGIDYITLNGQV, via the coding sequence ATGAAGGTACTCGTCACGGATCCGATCGCCGATGCGGGTCTGGACGTTCTCAGAGACGCCGGCCACGAGGTCGAGACTGGCTACGAACTCGAGGGTGGGGCACTGCTCGAGGCCGTATCTGACGCCCACGGACTGATCGTTCGCTCGGGGACGGAAGTCACCGAAGAAGTGCTCGAGGCGGCCGAAGAACTCGCGATCGTCGGCCGAGCAGGGATCGGCGTCGACAACATCGACATCGAGGCTGCGACCGACGAGGGGGTCATCGTTGCGAATGCCCCCGAAGGAAACGTTCGCGCGGCCGCAGAACACACCGTCGCGATGACGTTCGCCGCCGCTCGTTCGATCCCGCAGGCTCACATTCGCCTGAAAAACGGCGAGTGGGCCAAAAGCGACTACCTCGGTGCCGAACTCGACAGCAAGACGCTCGGCGTCGTCGGCCTCGGACGCGTCGGTCAGGAAGTTGCCAAGAAACTCGACTCGCTGGGCATGGACATCGTCGCGTTCGACCCCTACATCTCCGAGGAGCGCGCCGACCGACTCGGCGCCGAACTCGTCGAGTTCGAGGAGTGTCTCGAGCGCGGTGACTTCGTCACCATCCACACGCCGCTGACGCCCGAGACGGAGGGGATGATCGGCGAAGACGAACTGGACCTGCTCGAGGACGGCTACATCGTCAACGTCGGCCGCGGGGGCATTATCCAGGAAGATGCACTCGCCGCGAAGGTCGAAGACGGCACGCTCGCCGGCGCTGCACTCGACGTCTTCGCTGAAGAGCCCCTGCCGGTCGACTCGTCGCTGCTCGAGCACGAGGACGTCATCGTCACGCCCCACCTCGGTGCCTCGACGGAGGCGGCCCAGGAGAACGTCGCGACCTCGACGGCCGAACAGGTCGTCGCCGCTATCGCGGGCGAACCGGTCATGAACGCCCTCAACGCGCCCTCGATCGACGAGAGCGCGTTCCCGCGCCTCGAGCCCTACATCGAAATCGCCGACACCGCGGGCAAGGTCGCCGCACAGCTACTCGACGGTCGAATCGAACGCGTCGAAATCACCTACGAGGGCGACATCGCCGACGAGGACGTCGAGTTCGTCACCGCGAGCGCGCTCAAGGGCGTCTTCGAACCCCTCGAGTGGCAGGTCAACGCGGTCAACGCCCCCCAGATCGCCGAGGATCGCGGCGTCGACGTCACGGAGTCCAAGACGCGACAGGCCGCCGACTTCCAGAGTCTAATCTCGGTCACCGTCGGCAACGATGACGACGAAATCGCGGTCGACGGCACCCTCTTCGCCGGCGACGATCCGCGGATCGTCCGCGTCGACGGCTACCGCGTCGACGCAATCCCACACGGCAAGATGGTCGTCACGCGAAACACCGACGAACCCGGCGTCATCGGCCTCATCGGCAGCGTGATGGGCGAACACGGCGTCAACATCGCCGGGATGTTCAACGCCCGCGAGACCCACGGCGGCGAGGCGCTGACCGTCTACAACGTCGACAGCCAGGTTCCAGACGCCGCGAAGGAGGACCTCGAGTCCGACGATCGGATCATCGGTATCGACTACATCACGCTGAACGGACAGGTCTGA
- the hisI gene encoding phosphoribosyl-AMP cyclohydrolase: MDDAVAVDFGEDGLVPAVAQDATSGEVLMLAYVSPEALERTRETGVAHYYSRSREELWQKGKTSGHEQHVQEVRVDCDADTLLYVVEQDGGACHTGYRSCFYRTIEGETVGERVFDPDAVYDE; this comes from the coding sequence ATGGACGACGCCGTTGCGGTCGACTTCGGCGAGGACGGACTCGTCCCCGCCGTCGCACAGGACGCGACGTCGGGCGAGGTACTCATGCTCGCGTACGTCTCGCCCGAGGCGCTCGAGCGCACGCGCGAGACGGGTGTCGCACACTATTATTCCCGGAGCCGCGAGGAACTGTGGCAAAAGGGCAAGACGAGCGGCCACGAACAACACGTCCAGGAGGTTCGCGTCGACTGTGACGCCGATACGTTGCTCTACGTCGTCGAGCAAGACGGCGGGGCGTGTCACACCGGCTATCGCTCGTGTTTCTATCGCACTATCGAGGGCGAAACGGTCGGCGAACGGGTGTTCGATCCCGACGCGGTCTACGACGAGTAA